One Bacteroidota bacterium DNA segment encodes these proteins:
- the yidD gene encoding membrane protein insertion efficiency factor YidD: protein MKKLLANIFILLIKFYQGAISPYLAPSCRYTPSCSEYGVQAIKKHGPFKGGWLTIKRFSSCHPWGGHGYDPVP from the coding sequence ATGAAAAAACTATTAGCTAATATTTTTATTTTATTGATTAAGTTCTATCAGGGGGCTATTTCACCTTACTTAGCTCCATCATGCAGATATACGCCTAGCTGCTCGGAATATGGAGTGCAGGCAATTAAAAAACACGGCCCCTTTAAAGGTGGCTGGCTAACTATAAAACGATTTTCGTCATGTCACCCTTGGGGAGGTCATGGCTACGATCCGGTACCTTAA
- the rnpA gene encoding ribonuclease P protein component gives MQTFRKNERLCHKKSIDELFLNGQSFFVYPFKIIWISIKEDVEYPARIIMSVPKRNFKKAVHRNQIRRLLREVYRKNKSVLYQYLTERKLQINLALIYNAKVKLSYQELDGKIIQVLDRLIKANEKTIS, from the coding sequence ATGCAAACCTTTAGGAAGAATGAGCGATTGTGTCATAAAAAATCCATTGATGAATTATTCTTAAATGGCCAATCTTTTTTTGTTTACCCGTTTAAAATTATTTGGATAAGTATAAAGGAAGATGTGGAATATCCTGCAAGAATAATTATGAGTGTTCCCAAACGTAATTTCAAAAAAGCAGTTCACCGGAACCAAATCAGACGACTCTTACGAGAGGTTTACAGAAAAAACAAATCTGTTCTGTATCAATATTTAACCGAACGGAAATTGCAAATTAATCTTGCACTGATTTACAATGCAAAAGTTAAACTTAGTTATCAGGAGTTAGATGGAAAAATAATACAAGTACTTGATCGTTTAATAAAAGCAAATGAAAAAACTATTAGCTAA